GGCGTCGATGTCTGGGAGCACGCATACTACCTCAAGTACCAGAACCGCCGCCCGGACTACCTCGCCGCCTGGTGGAACACCATCAACTGGGACGCGGTCGCCGCACGCTACGCCAAGGCGAAGGCGTAACACCTGGCTGATTGATTCGGTGAGGGCGGGCGGCCCTCACCACCGCCCAAAGGGCATCCACCCCCTCTCCCAACGTTGGGAGAGGGGGTGTCATTTTGCTGGAGGAGTGGCTGCCGTGGTACGGCACCCCTCTCCCCGCGGGAGAGGGGCGGGGGGTGAGGTCCCTCAGTCATCCAGACCGGCGATGGTCGCGGCGATCTCGGCGGCGAGTTCGGTGGGACGGTGGAGGGGGATGGCGGGCGACGTTTCAGAGAGCCAGACAAGCCGACGGTCCGGCGAGCGACGCAGGCCCATGAGCGCGGCGTCGGCGCTGTGCTGCAGGCGGGTAAGGTCGGCGCGGACACGCTCGTCGTCCGACGATCTATCAGCCAGCACAAGCGCGACCGGTGCAACGATCGCTTCGAAATAGTTCGCCAGCTGATACGCGCGGAATGCCTGCACGATCCGGTGCCGATTCTCCGGAGACAGTCGCGGGCTGACGCTTTCATCGTCATGTACCCGAACCGTGCTCAGCATGATGTCATCAAGCTCGGCGCGCCAGGGTACGTCAAGATGTGCCCTCATCCGGCTCAGGAATCCGCTACGGGTCAGCTCGCCAGGCTCCTCGGTCGTGTCCGAATCATCCGGCTGCGCCATCACGCCGCCAT
This Thermomicrobiales bacterium DNA region includes the following protein-coding sequences:
- a CDS encoding alpha/beta hydrolase — translated: MSGVEQRDGATDVDGVRLAWHEWAGGDARPPVLLIHGLGSSRHIWDLVGPIIGGDRRVIAVDQRGHGESDSPDADYDIERIVRDNRELAEALNLRLPVIVGHGWGAEVALAYAGLYPYGVSAVVLVNGGVMAQPDDSDTTEEPGELTRSGFLSRMRAHLDVPWRAELDDIMLSTVRVHDDESVSPRLSPENRHRIVQAFRAYQLANYFEAIVAPVALVLADRSSDDERVRADLTRLQHSADAALMGLRRSPDRRLVWLSETSPAIPLHRPTELAAEIAATIAGLDD